One window of Luteolibacter sp. Y139 genomic DNA carries:
- a CDS encoding tyrosine recombinase XerC: MDDSLESDFLKFMEVERSASPRTLENYRLAMASCREWRGEAFTSWRELQPDDFRRWLFEMMKAGLSKATIRLRFAAIRSFYKFLVHRRGFAKSPVVEVQLPKPEKKLPVVLTVAQIDELLALPLQVPVTKLTKPWMPLRDAAILELFYSCGLRISELRGLDVKDIDFLGESCRVMGKGSKERIVPIGGPALSALQRYQREAAVTNGPLFLGKNRTRLTQQAIDLLLKKYLKLSSIPFKVSPHKLRHSFATHLLDAGADLRSVQSLLGHASLSTTQIYTHVTKERLRTAYDQAHPRAKG; the protein is encoded by the coding sequence ATGGATGACTCGCTGGAGAGCGACTTCCTGAAGTTCATGGAAGTCGAGCGCAGTGCCTCGCCGCGCACGTTGGAAAACTACCGGCTCGCCATGGCCTCCTGCCGCGAGTGGCGCGGCGAAGCCTTCACCAGCTGGCGTGAACTCCAGCCTGATGATTTCCGCCGCTGGCTCTTCGAGATGATGAAGGCCGGCCTCTCGAAGGCCACCATCCGCCTCCGCTTCGCCGCCATCCGCTCCTTCTACAAGTTCCTCGTCCACCGCCGCGGCTTCGCCAAGAGCCCCGTCGTCGAAGTCCAGCTCCCGAAACCGGAAAAGAAGCTGCCCGTGGTGCTCACCGTCGCGCAGATCGATGAACTCCTCGCACTCCCTCTACAGGTCCCTGTGACCAAGCTCACCAAACCCTGGATGCCCCTGCGCGATGCCGCCATCCTGGAGCTCTTCTACTCCTGCGGCCTCCGCATCTCCGAGCTCCGCGGCCTCGATGTGAAGGACATCGATTTCCTCGGCGAAAGCTGCCGCGTCATGGGCAAGGGCTCCAAGGAACGCATCGTCCCCATCGGCGGCCCCGCCTTGTCCGCCCTCCAGCGCTACCAACGCGAAGCCGCCGTGACGAATGGCCCGCTCTTCCTCGGCAAGAACCGCACCCGCCTCACCCAACAGGCGATCGATCTCCTGCTGAAGAAATACCTCAAGCTCAGCTCCATCCCCTTCAAGGTCTCCCCGCACAAGCTCCGCCACAGCTTCGCCACCCACCTGTTAGACGCCGGCGCCGACCTCCGCTCGGTCCAGAGCCTCCTCGGCCACGCTTCCCTCTCCACCACGCAGATCTACACCCACGTCACCAAGGAGCGTCTGCGCACCGCCTACGACCAGGCCCACCCGAGGGCCAAAGGCTGA
- a CDS encoding sulfatase family protein, translating into MTTSSRPFAFIRGFFCFLFAVCVAHAKPNFVLIMADDCTWNDMEIHGGQAKTPNLKKLAGEGMNFERCFQSSPTCSPTRHNLYTGIYPVKSGAYPNHTMAYDHVKSIATYLQAGGYRTALSGKTHIEPKSVFPFEYSAGADGEPDVAKISSFFGECKEQKKPFLLIAASHQPHSPHNKGDASAYPPGKIKLSPIQADTPITRQVLSRYFAEITYFDSQVGQVLAALDEKGLRDDTVVVVLSEQGYDLPFAKWTCYDTGLHSACVVRWPGQVKPASTSRAIVEYTDIVPTFLEAAGLPRPEVLDGKSFLPVLLGKEEKFREFTYSQETSKGIIRGPEHYGIRSIRGERYRYIRNLTPEVTFKNAVTPGRVFQSWIKKGENGDAHAAKLVNDFQHRPAEELYDCDTDPWNRNNLIGDESLKPVVADLKQRLDAWMKSQGDQGEATEEKALTRMPKKVKGGENENEEDDGE; encoded by the coding sequence ATGACCACTTCTTCGCGTCCATTTGCGTTCATTCGCGGTTTCTTCTGCTTCCTATTCGCGGTCTGTGTTGCTCACGCGAAGCCGAACTTCGTGTTGATCATGGCGGATGATTGTACGTGGAATGACATGGAGATCCACGGCGGGCAGGCGAAGACGCCGAACCTGAAGAAGCTGGCGGGAGAGGGGATGAATTTCGAGCGGTGCTTCCAGAGTTCGCCGACTTGCTCGCCGACGCGGCACAATCTTTACACGGGAATTTATCCGGTGAAGTCGGGGGCGTATCCGAACCACACGATGGCTTATGACCATGTGAAGAGCATCGCCACTTACTTGCAGGCGGGTGGTTATCGGACGGCGCTTTCCGGGAAGACGCACATCGAGCCGAAGTCGGTGTTCCCGTTTGAATACTCGGCGGGAGCGGATGGGGAGCCGGATGTGGCGAAGATCTCGAGCTTCTTCGGCGAGTGCAAGGAGCAGAAGAAGCCGTTCCTGCTGATTGCCGCGTCGCATCAGCCGCATTCGCCGCACAACAAGGGCGATGCGAGCGCGTATCCACCGGGGAAGATCAAGCTGAGCCCGATCCAGGCGGACACGCCGATCACGCGGCAGGTGCTATCGAGATACTTTGCGGAGATCACCTATTTCGACTCGCAGGTGGGGCAGGTGCTGGCGGCACTGGATGAGAAGGGGCTGCGCGATGATACCGTGGTGGTGGTGCTGAGTGAGCAGGGGTATGACCTGCCTTTCGCGAAGTGGACTTGCTATGACACGGGGCTGCACAGCGCGTGCGTGGTACGCTGGCCGGGGCAGGTGAAGCCGGCGTCGACGAGCCGGGCGATCGTGGAGTATACGGACATCGTGCCGACTTTCCTGGAGGCGGCGGGCCTGCCGCGGCCGGAGGTGCTGGATGGGAAGTCGTTCCTGCCGGTGCTGTTGGGCAAGGAGGAGAAGTTTCGCGAGTTCACGTATTCGCAGGAGACTTCGAAGGGGATCATCCGGGGGCCTGAGCACTACGGGATCCGTAGTATTCGTGGTGAGCGGTATCGCTACATCCGGAACCTGACGCCGGAGGTGACGTTCAAGAATGCGGTGACGCCCGGGAGGGTGTTCCAGAGCTGGATCAAGAAGGGGGAGAATGGCGACGCGCATGCGGCGAAGCTGGTGAATGATTTCCAGCATCGGCCGGCGGAGGAGCTTTACGATTGTGATACGGATCCTTGGAACCGGAACAATCTGATCGGGGATGAGTCGTTGAAGCCGGTGGTGGCGGATTTGAAGCAGCGGCTGGATGCGTGGATGAAGTCGCAGGGGGATCAGGGGGAGGCCACGGAGGAGAAGGCGCTGACGCGGATGCCGAAGAAGGTGAAGGGCGGGGAGAATGAAAATGAGGAGGATGATGGGGAGTGA
- a CDS encoding arylsulfatase translates to MKSALLLSCLLATPLLTSAAEKKPNVILIMVDDMGYSDIRPWGGEIDTPNLDSLAKSGLRFTQFYNSARCCPTRATLMTGLHPHEVGIGHMTGEEKDDDKNVPPAYAGNINDSCVTLAQVAKSAGYATFMTGKWHLAGKDQGDWPLQRGFDRYYGCIAGATHYFHPSGPRGMFDGNTPDKDPKSTSADRPFYTTDAFADHARQFIDELEAGPDKEKPFFLYLAFNAPHWPHHAPDQELEKYKGKYAMGWDKLREQRFARQKESGLIPASWQLSPRDAEVPAWDSLDEKQQKECADRMSAYAGMIDRVDQKIGDLIGTLKKHNAYDNTLILFLSDNGACAELSVLGKGDPVKDREAGSEWTTPSYGKCWANASATPYRMYKHFAHEGGANTDFIAHWPARIKGGRDWFREPAQLIDIMATVCDVTGATYPKEFKGHAILPADGISLTPAFDGKPLARKGPIFIEHENNAFVRDGEWKLVGKGVSLPRGLQKDKWELYHLSVDGTELKDLAKEQPERVATMSSEWETWAARAHVYPKPRPGGAGGGAGAKKQQKQED, encoded by the coding sequence ATGAAATCCGCACTCCTGCTTTCCTGCCTGCTCGCGACGCCGCTTCTCACAAGCGCGGCGGAGAAGAAGCCGAACGTGATCCTCATCATGGTGGATGACATGGGCTACTCCGATATCCGCCCGTGGGGCGGCGAGATCGATACGCCGAACCTGGACTCGCTAGCGAAGAGCGGACTGCGCTTCACGCAGTTCTACAATTCGGCGCGCTGCTGCCCTACCCGGGCGACGCTGATGACCGGCCTGCATCCGCATGAGGTGGGGATCGGCCACATGACGGGCGAAGAGAAGGACGATGACAAGAACGTGCCGCCTGCGTACGCCGGGAACATCAATGACTCGTGCGTGACGCTGGCGCAGGTGGCGAAGAGCGCGGGCTACGCGACCTTCATGACGGGCAAGTGGCACCTGGCGGGGAAGGACCAGGGGGATTGGCCGCTGCAGCGTGGGTTTGATCGATACTATGGGTGCATCGCTGGAGCGACTCACTATTTCCATCCTTCCGGGCCGCGCGGGATGTTCGATGGGAACACGCCGGACAAGGATCCGAAGAGCACGAGTGCGGATCGTCCTTTCTACACGACGGATGCGTTCGCGGATCATGCGCGGCAGTTCATCGATGAGCTGGAAGCGGGGCCGGACAAGGAGAAGCCTTTCTTCCTGTATCTCGCCTTCAATGCGCCGCATTGGCCGCACCATGCGCCGGATCAGGAGCTGGAGAAATACAAGGGCAAGTATGCGATGGGCTGGGACAAGCTGCGCGAGCAGCGGTTCGCGCGGCAGAAGGAGTCAGGCCTGATTCCCGCTTCGTGGCAGCTTTCACCGCGCGATGCCGAGGTGCCGGCGTGGGATTCGCTCGATGAGAAGCAGCAGAAGGAATGCGCCGACCGGATGTCCGCCTATGCGGGGATGATCGATCGCGTGGACCAGAAGATCGGCGACCTGATCGGCACGCTGAAGAAGCACAATGCCTACGACAACACGCTGATCCTGTTCCTTTCGGACAACGGTGCGTGTGCGGAGCTCTCGGTGCTGGGCAAGGGTGATCCGGTGAAGGATCGCGAGGCGGGCAGCGAGTGGACCACGCCGAGCTATGGCAAGTGCTGGGCGAATGCCTCGGCGACGCCCTACCGGATGTATAAGCACTTCGCGCATGAGGGTGGTGCGAATACGGATTTCATCGCGCATTGGCCTGCTCGTATTAAAGGCGGTCGGGATTGGTTCCGCGAGCCGGCGCAGTTGATCGATATCATGGCGACGGTGTGCGATGTGACGGGTGCGACGTATCCGAAGGAGTTCAAGGGGCACGCGATCCTGCCTGCGGATGGGATCTCGCTGACGCCGGCTTTCGATGGGAAGCCGCTGGCGCGCAAGGGGCCGATCTTCATCGAGCATGAGAACAATGCCTTCGTCCGTGATGGCGAGTGGAAGCTGGTGGGCAAGGGTGTCTCGCTGCCGCGTGGCTTGCAGAAGGACAAGTGGGAGCTTTACCACCTCAGCGTGGATGGGACGGAGCTGAAGGATCTGGCGAAGGAGCAGCCGGAGCGGGTGGCCACCATGTCGTCCGAGTGGGAGACTTGGGCAGCGCGCGCGCATGTTTATCCGAAGCCGAGACCGGGCGGTGCAGGCGGTGGTGCCGGTGCGAAGAAGCAGCAGAAACAGGAGGACTAA
- a CDS encoding heavy metal translocating P-type ATPase metal-binding domain-containing protein, protein MSTGACVCEHCGTAFTPSRSRVEAGAREERFCCRGCEFVAALIHEQGFDRYYDLKQDAATAPVRSRPFEEHDFGWLGPLVAAAESGSNNGTAAELDCAVEGISCIGCVWLIDRLFERHAGAIRAAANPANGRLHLEWQRGACDVTAYLKELATFGYVAAPVVAGSRESSPERRGLAGRMGLCGAFALNAMGFSLPTYLGMPADFEFAGLFRLIAFTSATLAMLVGGGYFVSRAWRALKVGALHIDLPIALGLIAAYLGSIAGWVVGQEKLLYFDFVATFVFLMLVGRYVQTAAVEKNRLRLVRRSPLPEAVRSGDKMVAIGELEPGTAFELEPGKALPVSACLSDGMAEVSLEWIHGEADPVTVLPGARLPAGAILLGRQAVTVTADETWADSLISKLIADATGDRGSPVFQRLLRIYLGVVLVIGVAVFAVWAMGGDVSTGLQAMISVFVVSCPCALGVAVPLADEWAAARLSRGGAFVRRASLWPRLRRVKHVIFDKTGTLTLERPLLENPGAVDALDDHAALALARLTRGSLHPVSRTLLESLGNRGQRLLEVLGPIEVEEIPGQGVRLGAEDGEWFLGKGEQGTELRHDGVLVAAFTFRDSLRPGAAEALRHLEKRGLSIHILSGDSPLKVTRLAHALGIPYDQALGGLSPEEKCRRVKALDRQDTLYVGDGANDSLAFDVAFVTGTPVVDRSLLESKADFYALGSGLAYLAEAFAAADGRARGVRRAFAFALSYNLAVVALSATAHMSPLLAAVLMPLSSVVSILLVASGKMQRVELSKPTDYGRHVIPKEVRTRHEPRDQAVRSHSA, encoded by the coding sequence ATGAGCACCGGGGCCTGCGTCTGCGAGCACTGCGGCACTGCTTTCACGCCGAGTCGCTCGCGTGTGGAAGCTGGGGCGCGGGAGGAGCGCTTTTGCTGCCGGGGTTGTGAATTCGTGGCGGCGCTGATTCATGAGCAGGGTTTCGATCGCTACTATGATCTGAAGCAGGATGCGGCGACGGCGCCGGTGCGGAGCAGGCCGTTTGAGGAGCATGATTTCGGGTGGCTGGGGCCGCTGGTTGCGGCGGCGGAAAGCGGGTCTAACAATGGCACTGCGGCCGAGCTGGATTGTGCGGTGGAGGGGATTTCGTGCATTGGGTGCGTGTGGCTGATCGACCGGCTTTTCGAGCGGCATGCCGGGGCGATCCGGGCGGCGGCGAATCCGGCGAATGGGCGGCTTCATCTGGAGTGGCAGCGTGGGGCTTGCGATGTGACTGCGTATCTGAAGGAGCTGGCGACTTTCGGCTATGTGGCTGCGCCGGTGGTTGCGGGTAGTAGGGAATCCTCGCCGGAACGTCGCGGGCTGGCGGGGCGGATGGGGCTGTGCGGTGCGTTTGCGTTGAATGCGATGGGTTTCTCGCTGCCGACTTATCTCGGGATGCCGGCGGACTTTGAGTTTGCGGGGTTGTTCCGGCTGATCGCTTTCACGTCGGCGACGCTGGCGATGCTGGTGGGTGGCGGGTATTTCGTGAGTCGTGCGTGGAGGGCGCTGAAGGTGGGTGCGCTGCACATCGACCTGCCGATCGCGCTGGGTCTGATCGCGGCCTATCTGGGGTCGATTGCTGGCTGGGTGGTGGGGCAGGAGAAGCTGCTGTACTTCGACTTCGTCGCGACGTTCGTGTTCCTGATGCTGGTGGGTCGCTATGTTCAGACGGCGGCGGTGGAGAAGAACCGGTTGCGGCTGGTGCGGCGCTCGCCATTGCCGGAGGCTGTTAGGTCGGGAGACAAGATGGTGGCGATCGGGGAGCTGGAGCCGGGGACTGCGTTTGAGCTTGAGCCGGGGAAGGCGCTGCCGGTTTCGGCCTGCCTGAGCGATGGGATGGCGGAGGTATCGCTGGAGTGGATCCATGGGGAGGCGGATCCGGTGACGGTGTTGCCGGGTGCACGATTGCCAGCGGGTGCGATTTTGTTAGGGCGGCAGGCGGTGACGGTTACGGCCGATGAGACGTGGGCGGATTCGCTGATTTCGAAGCTGATCGCGGATGCGACGGGAGATCGTGGTTCGCCGGTGTTCCAGCGGCTGCTGAGGATTTATCTGGGTGTCGTCCTGGTGATTGGCGTCGCAGTCTTCGCCGTGTGGGCGATGGGCGGCGACGTGAGCACCGGCCTGCAGGCGATGATTTCGGTGTTTGTGGTTTCCTGTCCGTGTGCGCTGGGGGTGGCGGTGCCACTGGCGGATGAATGGGCGGCGGCGAGGCTGTCGCGTGGTGGTGCCTTCGTTCGCCGCGCGAGCTTGTGGCCGCGGTTGCGGAGGGTGAAGCATGTGATCTTCGACAAGACGGGGACGCTGACCCTGGAGCGGCCTTTGTTAGAAAATCCCGGTGCGGTGGATGCGCTGGATGATCACGCCGCGCTGGCGCTGGCACGGCTGACGCGTGGGTCGCTGCATCCGGTTTCGCGGACGCTGTTAGAATCGCTGGGGAATCGCGGGCAGCGCTTGCTGGAAGTGCTCGGCCCGATCGAAGTGGAAGAGATTCCCGGGCAAGGTGTCCGACTCGGGGCGGAGGATGGCGAGTGGTTTCTGGGCAAGGGCGAGCAGGGGACCGAACTGCGGCACGATGGCGTGCTGGTCGCCGCCTTTACCTTTCGCGATTCGCTGCGGCCGGGTGCTGCGGAAGCGCTGCGGCATCTGGAAAAGCGCGGTCTTTCCATTCACATCCTCTCGGGCGATTCGCCGCTGAAGGTGACCCGGCTGGCGCACGCGCTGGGCATTCCCTACGATCAGGCGCTGGGCGGGCTGAGCCCGGAGGAAAAGTGCCGGCGAGTGAAGGCGCTGGACCGGCAGGACACGCTCTATGTGGGCGATGGCGCGAATGATTCGCTGGCCTTCGATGTCGCCTTCGTCACCGGCACGCCGGTGGTGGATCGCAGCCTGCTGGAGTCGAAGGCAGACTTCTATGCGCTGGGCTCAGGGCTGGCGTATCTGGCGGAGGCTTTCGCGGCTGCGGATGGGCGCGCGCGGGGTGTGCGGCGCGCTTTTGCCTTCGCGCTTTCCTACAATCTCGCCGTGGTGGCGCTGTCGGCCACGGCTCACATGAGTCCGCTGCTTGCGGCGGTGTTGATGCCGCTGAGTTCTGTCGTTTCCATCCTCTTGGTTGCGTCGGGCAAAATGCAAAGAGTTGAACTCTCAAAACCCACTGACTATGGTCGCCATGTTATCCCAAAAGAAGTCCGCACCCGCCATGAGCCACGCGACCAAGCAGTTCGAAGCCACTCTGCATGA
- a CDS encoding proteasome assembly chaperone family protein: MGERLHDPWLVAVWPGMGTVAMGAGYYLMAKLGMHLWEELPARDLFEVDHVDVKDGLIQVAPLPRSRLFLWKDPQHHHDLIVFIGEAQPTAKSALICHQLIDLVVPLGVTRVFTFAAMATPMRPGDHGRVFGAAIDRGTLARFKDLDLTVLEGGQINGLNGVLLGVAAEQGMQGGCLLGEMPQLFSQLPYPKASLSVLEFFATLAGIKIDLTELESHAQDVEKKLETFLTRIEQAIHQVEGSTESAVPQPDEDDDEKKKPKLNAEDRQHLDQLFAEAKQDRTRAYFLKQELDRLKVFREYEDRFLDLFKSPGGA; this comes from the coding sequence ATGGGGGAAAGACTTCACGACCCGTGGCTGGTCGCCGTGTGGCCCGGCATGGGCACGGTGGCGATGGGGGCCGGCTATTATCTCATGGCGAAGCTCGGCATGCACCTCTGGGAAGAGCTTCCCGCCCGCGATCTCTTCGAGGTGGATCACGTGGACGTGAAAGACGGCCTCATCCAAGTCGCGCCGCTCCCCCGCAGCCGCCTCTTTCTCTGGAAGGACCCGCAGCACCACCATGACCTCATCGTCTTCATCGGCGAAGCCCAGCCCACCGCGAAGAGCGCCCTGATCTGCCACCAGCTCATCGACCTCGTGGTGCCGCTGGGCGTCACCCGCGTCTTCACCTTCGCCGCCATGGCCACCCCCATGCGACCCGGCGATCACGGCCGCGTCTTCGGCGCCGCCATCGACCGCGGCACTCTCGCCCGTTTCAAGGACCTCGACCTCACCGTCCTGGAAGGCGGCCAGATCAATGGCCTCAATGGCGTCCTCCTCGGCGTCGCCGCCGAACAAGGCATGCAAGGCGGCTGCCTCCTCGGCGAGATGCCCCAGCTCTTCTCCCAACTCCCCTACCCGAAAGCCTCGCTCTCCGTGCTGGAATTCTTCGCCACCCTCGCCGGCATCAAGATCGACCTCACCGAACTCGAATCCCACGCCCAGGATGTGGAGAAGAAGCTCGAGACCTTCCTCACCCGCATCGAGCAAGCCATCCATCAAGTCGAAGGCAGCACCGAATCCGCCGTTCCTCAACCCGACGAAGACGACGACGAGAAGAAGAAGCCAAAGCTAAACGCCGAAGACCGCCAGCACCTCGATCAACTCTTCGCCGAAGCCAAACAAGACCGCACCCGCGCCTACTTCCTCAAGCAAGAACTCGATCGACTGAAAGTCTTCCGCGAATACGAAGACCGCTTCCTCGACCTTTTCAAAAGCCCCGGCGGAGCATAA
- a CDS encoding Fur family transcriptional regulator, with protein MSDLVAQTIDRCRAAGLRRTKALEELITTLLESQRPMTLGELAASPRMHDQCDKATVFRLLQRLAEKGIARRLGLHERAAYFTLLIPGRHADYLICTECGSIEAVKAPCPVHELEDEIRRKTGFKNLYHELEFFGTCPACA; from the coding sequence ATGTCCGACCTTGTCGCCCAGACTATTGACCGATGCCGCGCCGCCGGGCTCCGGCGGACGAAGGCATTGGAAGAACTCATCACCACCCTGCTCGAGTCCCAGCGCCCGATGACCCTCGGCGAGCTCGCCGCCTCACCGCGCATGCACGACCAGTGCGACAAGGCGACCGTCTTCCGCCTCCTCCAGCGGCTCGCGGAAAAGGGCATCGCCCGCCGCCTCGGCCTCCACGAGCGCGCCGCCTATTTCACCCTGCTCATCCCCGGCCGCCACGCCGACTACCTGATCTGCACCGAGTGCGGCAGCATCGAGGCCGTGAAGGCCCCCTGCCCCGTCCATGAGCTGGAAGACGAGATCCGCCGCAAGACCGGCTTCAAGAATCTCTATCACGAGCTCGAATTCTTCGGCACCTGCCCCGCTTGCGCATGA
- a CDS encoding sulfatase family protein, producing the protein MKPWITLLAAVLFSPLLRAAEKPNILVILADDCTYSDLAINGGQNAKTPNIDAFAKQGTLFERAYVGMAMCSPCRSEFYTGRLPLRNGCAWNQTASRPGTKSVTHYLGDLGYRVGLAGKHHIKPKGVYGFEDVPGYDENCVHDPTDPHDISGARNFITRDDKQPFCLFVALVEPHAPWVMGDPSAYPPKSLKLPPYLADTPMTRQSFGKYLAEITYMDNQVGELLAMLDKTGKAKDTLVVFTSEQGAQFPGCKWTNYDSGLHTSIVARWPGVVAAGRRTPALVQYADMLPTFIDLAGGKVDPNVFDGTSFAAVLRGEKDAHREFAYGMHNNYPEGPPYPIRSISDGEWRYIRNLTPERMYIEKHLMGRTEHNPYWGSWVFTATENPRHLMLVERFTHRPAEELYHTAQDRFEMKNLADDPAATAIKARLSGELDRLLKDQLDPGVKLDTPEAFQAAEDLKPAFPGKP; encoded by the coding sequence GTGAAACCTTGGATCACTCTATTGGCCGCCGTCTTGTTTTCGCCGCTGCTGCGTGCCGCGGAGAAGCCTAACATCCTCGTCATCCTCGCGGACGATTGCACGTATAGCGATCTCGCGATCAATGGCGGGCAGAATGCGAAGACGCCGAACATCGATGCCTTCGCGAAGCAGGGCACGCTGTTCGAGCGGGCGTATGTGGGCATGGCGATGTGTTCGCCGTGCCGCTCGGAATTCTACACCGGCCGGTTGCCGCTGCGGAATGGTTGTGCGTGGAACCAGACGGCGAGCCGTCCGGGGACGAAGAGCGTGACGCATTACCTCGGCGATCTCGGGTATCGCGTGGGACTTGCGGGGAAGCATCATATCAAGCCGAAGGGCGTGTATGGCTTCGAGGATGTCCCGGGCTATGATGAGAACTGCGTGCACGATCCGACGGATCCGCACGATATTTCCGGGGCGCGCAATTTCATCACGCGGGATGACAAGCAGCCTTTCTGCCTCTTCGTGGCGCTGGTGGAGCCGCATGCGCCGTGGGTGATGGGCGATCCTTCCGCCTATCCGCCGAAGTCGCTGAAGCTGCCGCCGTATCTGGCGGACACGCCGATGACGCGGCAGAGCTTTGGCAAGTATCTCGCGGAGATCACCTACATGGACAACCAAGTGGGTGAGCTGCTGGCGATGCTGGACAAGACCGGCAAGGCGAAGGACACGCTGGTGGTTTTCACGAGCGAGCAGGGCGCGCAGTTCCCGGGGTGCAAGTGGACGAACTATGATAGCGGGCTGCATACCTCGATCGTGGCGCGTTGGCCGGGCGTGGTGGCTGCGGGTCGTAGGACTCCGGCGCTGGTGCAGTATGCGGACATGCTGCCGACCTTCATCGACCTGGCGGGTGGCAAGGTGGACCCGAATGTGTTCGATGGGACGAGCTTCGCGGCGGTGCTGCGCGGGGAGAAGGATGCACACCGGGAGTTCGCGTATGGAATGCACAACAATTACCCGGAAGGCCCGCCGTATCCGATCCGCTCGATCAGCGATGGGGAGTGGCGTTATATTCGCAATCTCACGCCGGAGCGGATGTACATCGAGAAGCATCTGATGGGGCGGACGGAGCACAATCCGTATTGGGGTTCGTGGGTGTTCACGGCGACGGAGAATCCGCGGCACCTGATGCTGGTGGAGCGCTTCACGCATCGGCCGGCGGAGGAGCTTTATCACACGGCGCAGGATCGGTTTGAGATGAAGAATCTCGCCGATGATCCGGCGGCGACGGCGATCAAGGCGCGGCTTTCCGGGGAGCTGGATCGCTTGCTGAAGGACCAGCTGGATCCGGGGGTGAAGCTGGATACGCCTGAGGCTTTTCAGGCGGCGGAGGATCTGAAGCCGGCGTTTCCGGGGAAGCCGTGA
- the ruvB gene encoding Holliday junction branch migration DNA helicase RuvB, translating to MSENFYQQTTTAPTSSFDVSLRPPVFSEFIGQEKVKDRLLLMVEAARQRGDVLDHVLLSGPPGLGKTTLANIIARATGSQLHVTSGPQIEKAGDLAGVLTNLQKGDVLFIDEIHRLHPAIEEYLYPAMEDFRLDIIIDSGPSARSIQLNLPRFTLVGATTRSGMLTAPLRSRFGLVNRLDYYTQEELAQIIERSAGLLDIPVKNEGSMEIAARSRGTPRVANALLRWVRDYAQVKSDGTITGPIADSALAMIEIDAQGLDEMDKRILEALIYKFNGGPVGVGSLAVAVGEDAATIEEVHEPFLILQGYLQRTPRGRVALPAAYTKIGAKMPPPTDGQGMLL from the coding sequence ATGAGCGAGAATTTCTACCAGCAGACCACCACCGCCCCGACCTCGTCCTTCGATGTCTCCCTGCGGCCGCCCGTGTTTTCCGAATTCATCGGGCAGGAAAAGGTGAAGGACCGCCTCCTCCTCATGGTCGAAGCCGCCCGCCAACGCGGCGATGTGCTCGATCACGTCCTCCTCTCCGGCCCGCCCGGCCTCGGCAAGACCACCCTCGCCAATATCATCGCCCGCGCCACCGGCTCCCAGCTCCACGTCACCTCCGGCCCGCAGATCGAGAAAGCCGGTGACCTCGCCGGCGTGCTCACGAACCTGCAAAAGGGCGACGTCCTCTTCATCGATGAGATCCATCGCCTCCACCCCGCGATCGAGGAATACCTCTATCCCGCCATGGAGGATTTCCGCCTCGATATCATCATCGACTCCGGCCCATCCGCCCGCTCCATCCAGCTGAATCTCCCGCGCTTCACCCTCGTCGGCGCCACCACCCGCTCCGGCATGCTCACCGCCCCGCTGCGCTCGCGCTTCGGCCTCGTGAACCGCCTCGACTACTACACGCAGGAGGAACTCGCCCAGATCATCGAGCGCTCCGCCGGCCTCTTGGATATCCCTGTGAAAAACGAGGGCTCCATGGAAATCGCCGCCCGCTCCCGCGGCACCCCGCGCGTCGCGAATGCCCTCCTCCGCTGGGTCCGCGACTACGCCCAGGTGAAGAGCGATGGCACCATCACCGGCCCCATCGCCGACTCCGCCCTCGCCATGATCGAGATCGACGCCCAGGGCCTCGATGAAATGGACAAGCGCATCCTCGAAGCGCTCATCTACAAGTTCAACGGCGGCCCCGTCGGCGTCGGCTCCCTCGCCGTCGCCGTCGGCGAAGACGCCGCCACCATCGAGGAAGTCCACGAGCCCTTCCTCATCCTCCAGGGCTACCTCCAGCGCACCCCCCGCGGCCGCGTCGCCCTCCCCGCCGCCTACACCAAGATCGGCGCGAAAATGCCACCACCCACAGATGGCCAAGGGATGCTGCTGTAA